One region of Armatimonadota bacterium genomic DNA includes:
- the groES gene encoding co-chaperone GroES, which produces MIKPLADKVVVEPLEEEEKSAGGIILPDTAKKKPQEGVVIAVGPGKVLDDGSRGAMSVKVGDKVIYAKYGGTEVTVSGKDYMILDQDSIFAIKE; this is translated from the coding sequence ATGATCAAACCTCTCGCAGATAAAGTGGTGGTTGAACCGCTTGAGGAAGAGGAAAAGAGTGCCGGCGGAATAATCCTGCCGGATACCGCCAAGAAAAAGCCCCAGGAAGGCGTTGTAATCGCAGTCGGCCCGGGCAAGGTGCTTGACGACGGTTCCCGAGGCGCGATGAGCGTCAAGGTGGGCGATAAGGTCATCTACGCCAAATACGGCGGCACCGAGGTCACCGTTTCGGGTAAGGATTATATGATCCTCGATCAGGAT
- the pth gene encoding aminoacyl-tRNA hydrolase, which produces MRVIVGLGNPGRQYAHTRHNVGFDVLDAFAKRRKVKILSRQCRGLVGSFDHYGEQILLVKPQTFMNESGQCIGQIMRKYHLEPSDIFVIYDDMDLPLAKIRIRLQGSSGGHNGMKSIIAHLHSKEFARMRIGIGHQGEAINHVLSRFSRKDRQEMDVTIEQAADALDMMLEEGIEAAMNQYNRAESSEEKA; this is translated from the coding sequence GTGAGAGTGATCGTTGGCCTGGGCAACCCCGGAAGGCAGTATGCTCACACCAGGCACAATGTCGGCTTTGATGTGCTCGATGCTTTTGCAAAGCGCCGCAAGGTCAAAATACTAAGCAGGCAGTGCCGGGGCCTGGTCGGCAGTTTCGATCATTACGGCGAGCAGATACTGTTGGTCAAGCCGCAGACATTTATGAACGAGAGCGGTCAATGCATAGGTCAGATAATGCGCAAGTATCACCTGGAGCCGTCGGACATATTCGTTATCTATGACGACATGGACCTGCCTCTTGCCAAGATCAGAATTCGCCTGCAGGGATCATCCGGCGGGCACAACGGCATGAAGTCGATCATTGCGCACCTTCACTCCAAAGAGTTTGCGCGCATGCGCATCGGGATAGGCCACCAGGGCGAAGCGATAAACCATGTGCTATCGCGATTCAGCCGCAAGGACCGCCAGGAGATGGACGTCACAATAGAACAGGCAGCAGACGCGCTGGATATGATGCTTGAAGAGGGCATCGAGGCCGCTATGAATCAGTACAATCGGGCGGAGAGCAGCGAGGAAAAAGCGTAG
- a CDS encoding glucose-6-phosphate isomerase codes for MPNQFNKLPIAINAERLKPNVTCDMVAARNDKVKLLDGELRSGNHPGSDFTGWMKPGQILSSDELSRVKATAKRLREETDILLVIGIGGSYLGARAVIEALADDPDIVVYAGQNISAHYMTKLKKHLAGKRVAVNVISKSGTTTEPAIASRIMRELAATAKHIVATTDAKKGALLQLAKTEGYETFVVPDNIGGRYSVLSAVGLLPIAYAGVDIDALISGAVKCSELCSNTDTMSNPAYFYAAARNVLYSQGFSIEMLASFEPRLHFMAEWWKQLYGESEGKENMALFPASVDFTTDLHSMGQYIQDGRRMIAETFLIVDGSEPSLKVPDADNADGLGYLMGKEISYVNSKAYEATAKAHRDGGVPNMTIHLEKLDAESLGALIYFFEIACAVSGLMLGVNPFNQPGVEAYKKEMFKLLGKPGFESAEVKESESEYIHF; via the coding sequence ATGCCAAACCAATTCAATAAACTACCTATAGCAATAAACGCTGAACGTCTCAAACCCAATGTGACGTGCGACATGGTCGCAGCCCGCAACGATAAAGTAAAGCTCCTTGACGGTGAGCTTCGCTCGGGCAATCACCCGGGTTCGGACTTCACCGGCTGGATGAAACCCGGTCAGATACTTTCATCAGACGAACTGTCCCGCGTAAAAGCAACTGCCAAGCGGCTGCGTGAGGAGACCGACATCCTGCTGGTGATCGGAATCGGCGGGTCGTATCTGGGAGCGAGGGCTGTTATCGAGGCTTTAGCTGATGACCCGGATATAGTGGTCTATGCCGGTCAGAATATCTCAGCGCATTACATGACAAAGCTCAAGAAGCATCTTGCCGGTAAGAGAGTCGCGGTCAATGTTATCTCCAAGTCAGGCACCACTACTGAACCCGCCATCGCATCCAGAATCATGCGCGAGCTGGCAGCCACGGCAAAGCATATTGTCGCCACGACGGATGCCAAAAAAGGCGCGCTCCTGCAGCTTGCCAAGACCGAAGGCTACGAGACATTTGTCGTGCCGGATAATATCGGCGGACGATACTCGGTGCTCTCGGCGGTCGGGCTGCTCCCGATTGCCTATGCCGGTGTCGATATTGACGCGCTGATCTCGGGCGCGGTTAAATGCTCCGAACTCTGTTCCAACACCGACACGATGAGCAACCCTGCGTACTTCTATGCGGCTGCCAGGAATGTGCTCTATAGCCAGGGTTTTTCTATAGAAATGCTCGCGTCATTCGAGCCGAGACTGCACTTTATGGCCGAGTGGTGGAAACAGCTCTACGGTGAGAGCGAGGGCAAGGAAAACATGGCTCTCTTCCCGGCGTCGGTTGACTTTACCACCGATTTGCACTCCATGGGCCAGTATATTCAAGATGGCCGCAGGATGATTGCAGAGACTTTCTTGATTGTCGATGGGTCGGAGCCGTCACTTAAAGTTCCTGATGCGGACAATGCTGACGGCCTTGGATATCTCATGGGCAAAGAAATCAGTTATGTAAACTCCAAGGCGTATGAGGCGACAGCCAAGGCTCATCGAGACGGCGGCGTCCCGAATATGACGATACATCTTGAGAAACTGGATGCCGAAAGCCTCGGCGCTCTCATTTACTTCTTTGAGATCGCCTGTGCAGTGAGCGGGCTGATGCTTGGCGTAAACCCGTTCAACCAGCCCGGTGTAGAAGCATATAAAAAGGAGATGTTCAAACTCCTCGGCAAACCCGGATTTGAATCTGCTGAAGTGAAAGAGTCCGAGTCGGAATATATTCATTTCTAA
- the nifS gene encoding cysteine desulfurase NifS: MGDLIYLDHAATTPVDPEVLDTMLPYLKDKFGSASTLYSIGREAREAVETAREQVAELINAQPEEVYFTSGGSESDNWAIFGVASAKAKKGKHIITSKIEHHAVLESCHTLEKQGYSVTYLEVDENGFVSVDDLKSAITDETILVTIMHANNEIGTIEPVEEIGKICREKGIHFHTDTVQTIGHIPVDVQAIGCDSLAISAHKLYGPKGIGAMYIRKGARVDRFMLGGGQENNRRAGTHNVPGIVALGKACELAKARMAEEAEYTTKLRDALIHGVESKIKDVRLNGDRIKRVPNNVNFSFTGVEGESMILLLDMQGICVSSGSACTSGSLDPSHVLMALGLKHEQAHGSLRLTLGNDNTMEQIDRVLEVLPGIIDRLRQMSPIYAVGEKCDKE, encoded by the coding sequence ATGGGTGATCTTATATATCTTGACCATGCAGCCACGACCCCGGTCGACCCGGAGGTCCTCGATACTATGCTGCCGTACCTGAAAGACAAATTCGGCAGCGCATCCACTCTCTACTCAATAGGGCGGGAAGCCCGCGAAGCAGTCGAGACTGCCCGCGAGCAGGTAGCCGAGCTAATCAACGCTCAGCCTGAAGAGGTTTACTTTACCTCGGGAGGCAGCGAGTCCGATAACTGGGCGATCTTCGGCGTGGCTTCGGCCAAAGCAAAGAAAGGCAAGCACATCATCACCAGCAAGATCGAGCACCACGCGGTGCTTGAGTCGTGCCATACTCTCGAAAAGCAGGGCTACTCGGTCACATATCTGGAAGTGGATGAGAACGGTTTTGTGAGCGTTGATGATCTAAAATCGGCAATAACCGATGAAACGATTCTCGTGACGATCATGCACGCAAATAACGAGATAGGCACGATAGAACCGGTCGAAGAGATAGGCAAAATCTGCAGAGAAAAGGGCATTCACTTCCACACTGACACAGTGCAGACTATCGGGCACATACCTGTAGATGTGCAGGCTATAGGCTGCGATTCGCTCGCGATCTCCGCGCACAAGCTCTACGGACCCAAGGGCATCGGCGCAATGTATATACGCAAAGGCGCTCGTGTAGACAGGTTCATGCTCGGCGGCGGCCAGGAAAACAATCGACGCGCCGGAACGCATAACGTGCCGGGGATAGTCGCACTAGGTAAAGCATGCGAGCTTGCCAAGGCACGGATGGCTGAAGAAGCCGAGTATACAACCAAGCTGCGTGACGCATTGATCCATGGCGTAGAATCAAAGATCAAAGACGTAAGACTCAACGGTGACCGCATCAAGCGGGTACCCAACAATGTGAATTTCTCATTCACGGGAGTTGAGGGCGAATCGATGATACTGCTGCTGGATATGCAGGGTATATGCGTTTCGTCCGGCTCGGCATGCACATCAGGCTCGCTCGATCCCTCTCATGTATTGATGGCACTCGGATTGAAGCATGAGCAGGCTCATGGCTCGCTTCGCCTTACTCTGGGCAACGACAACACTATGGAGCAGATAGACAGAGTTCTGGAAGTGCTGCCGGGGATTATCGACCGCCTGAGGCAGATGTCGCCGATATATGCCGTCGGCGAAAAATGCGATAAGGAATAA
- a CDS encoding NTP transferase domain-containing protein, translating into MKRKFAAVVMAAGKSTRMKSALPKGAHLICGKPMTRHVVDACLGAGIEQVTVVVGHEAEKVRQALGEDISYAYQTEQFGTGHAAMQAMPSLASDITDVVVLPGDTPLITPEAISQLIDTHSSADNAATLLTGMLDDAGHYGRIVRDETGAVVKIVEAKDADEATLAIGEFNVAIYCFKVRLLAEKLAMIKPDNAQAEYYLTDVIELLNKSGQRVGAVVADNVKDTLGINNRIELAESAAIMRKRILDRLMLSGITIVDPATTYIDCDVEIGRDTIVHPCTIIERGSRIGSNCEVGPFTRLTDVTISGLKTQERLASNE; encoded by the coding sequence GTGAAACGCAAATTCGCGGCGGTCGTGATGGCCGCCGGCAAGAGTACAAGAATGAAGTCAGCGCTTCCCAAGGGGGCGCATTTGATATGCGGAAAGCCGATGACCCGCCACGTCGTCGATGCTTGCCTTGGCGCGGGGATCGAGCAGGTGACAGTGGTGGTCGGTCATGAAGCCGAAAAGGTGAGACAGGCTTTGGGCGAAGATATATCATACGCCTACCAGACAGAGCAGTTCGGCACGGGGCATGCCGCCATGCAGGCTATGCCGAGCCTCGCGAGCGACATAACCGACGTAGTTGTGCTTCCCGGCGACACGCCTCTCATCACACCCGAAGCCATCTCCCAGCTCATAGATACTCACTCATCAGCTGACAATGCTGCAACACTGCTCACCGGCATGTTGGATGATGCAGGTCACTATGGCCGGATCGTTCGGGATGAGACCGGCGCAGTAGTTAAAATCGTCGAGGCCAAAGACGCCGACGAAGCGACGCTTGCCATTGGCGAGTTTAACGTAGCGATCTATTGCTTCAAAGTCCGGCTCCTCGCCGAGAAGCTTGCGATGATCAAGCCCGACAACGCCCAGGCGGAGTATTACCTCACCGACGTAATCGAACTTTTGAACAAGTCCGGCCAGCGGGTAGGGGCGGTGGTTGCGGATAACGTGAAGGATACTTTGGGAATCAATAACAGGATCGAACTGGCCGAATCCGCCGCGATAATGAGAAAGCGCATTCTGGACAGGCTGATGCTCTCAGGTATAACGATTGTCGACCCTGCGACTACATACATCGACTGCGATGTCGAGATAGGCCGCGACACCATAGTCCATCCATGCACTATAATCGAGCGCGGCAGCCGAATCGGCAGCAACTGCGAAGTAGGGCCGTTCACGCGGCTCACCGATGTCACTATCAGCGGTCTCAAGACTCAGGAAAGGTTAGCTAGTAATGAATGA
- a CDS encoding carbohydrate binding family 9 domain-containing protein, with protein MFCSKKYLGVIVLLTVPTGLALANPPSQVVVQAIKVEDAPKIDGILDDKCWANAPECTGFYDSKTWVVCAKQTIVKICYDESNIYVAFHALHPRPDKIRAEEKKRNGGNYDNDDFVGIDIDSKHQHRYLSWFDVNAIGTQAESLECSSTTNIAFKGDWQGAAKIVDDGYTVEMAIPFGLLPYDRNQDTLGIAFVRNIPEEDVWAEWPDLGGISYEAYFADWKGVKLPRFEAKPKILGYMLNASGKGQTGSTSQGLDIKYPFTSSSMAIASINPDFNSIEQDVESIDFSYDEKHLTDSRPFFQEWPLEINDRVFYSRRIADFDTGIKYVGTDGLNGFGVLNTNASGEDCTLASVRRHFGDRSGFKINVADHNTTGHHNTVTYYNPWYGRVIGQRAYGISAALLQSSTTGMPNGQLMSVHCDTHADDGKLGGYIDIMHADSSFNSELGYSPDSGRHGMSSEIWRDKHYQSGNLNCLSMWIDASTYDYNTGELYERNLSVHTWMGYLDGHNIETGILWQRHEQYHETLPYMCLNWNANRTNRDGGTGVSWGHQAGGKYLLNWIDQKVRISEKTTVGLHAERENISSPSPYADTNRQVWITLNYDLTNERSVGSRVVRQDGNSNVFFMYRQQVREGSDIYFMYGDPNADDTQERMTFKVVRSL; from the coding sequence ATGTTTTGTAGTAAGAAATATCTTGGGGTTATTGTGTTGTTGACGGTGCCAACAGGGCTCGCCCTCGCAAACCCACCGTCGCAAGTAGTAGTGCAGGCAATCAAAGTGGAAGATGCGCCCAAAATTGACGGCATTCTCGATGACAAGTGCTGGGCTAATGCCCCGGAGTGCACGGGTTTCTATGATTCAAAAACCTGGGTCGTTTGCGCAAAACAGACCATCGTAAAGATATGCTACGATGAGAGCAACATCTATGTCGCGTTTCATGCGCTGCACCCGCGCCCAGACAAAATCCGCGCTGAAGAAAAGAAGAGGAACGGTGGCAATTACGATAATGACGATTTCGTAGGCATTGACATTGATTCGAAGCATCAGCACCGGTACTTGTCGTGGTTTGATGTGAATGCTATCGGCACACAAGCTGAATCGCTGGAGTGCAGCTCGACAACCAATATAGCTTTCAAGGGAGATTGGCAGGGAGCAGCCAAAATCGTTGACGACGGATACACCGTTGAAATGGCGATTCCATTCGGCCTGCTGCCATATGATAGAAATCAAGACACCTTAGGCATTGCGTTTGTCAGAAATATACCCGAAGAAGACGTATGGGCAGAATGGCCGGACCTTGGTGGAATATCATATGAGGCATATTTCGCTGACTGGAAGGGAGTCAAACTACCCCGGTTTGAAGCCAAGCCTAAGATACTTGGTTATATGCTTAACGCTTCAGGCAAAGGGCAAACAGGCAGCACAAGTCAGGGACTGGACATAAAATATCCGTTTACGTCAAGCTCTATGGCAATTGCCTCGATCAATCCCGATTTCAATTCGATTGAGCAGGATGTGGAGTCCATCGATTTTTCATATGATGAGAAGCATCTCACCGACAGCAGGCCATTCTTTCAGGAGTGGCCGCTTGAAATCAACGACAGAGTATTCTATTCGCGTCGAATAGCCGACTTCGACACCGGGATCAAATATGTCGGCACTGACGGACTGAATGGATTCGGTGTGTTAAATACCAACGCATCAGGGGAGGACTGCACCCTGGCAAGTGTCCGACGCCATTTCGGCGACCGTTCCGGCTTTAAAATCAATGTAGCGGATCATAATACAACCGGCCATCATAACACCGTCACTTATTATAACCCCTGGTACGGTCGGGTTATAGGACAGCGTGCCTATGGCATATCTGCGGCACTCTTACAGAGCAGCACGACCGGCATGCCTAATGGGCAGTTGATGTCTGTTCACTGCGATACCCATGCTGACGATGGAAAACTTGGCGGCTATATAGACATTATGCATGCAGACAGCTCATTTAACAGTGAGCTCGGTTACTCTCCCGACTCCGGCAGACATGGAATGTCGAGCGAGATATGGCGGGATAAGCACTATCAGTCCGGCAATCTCAACTGCCTTTCAATGTGGATCGATGCATCTACATATGACTATAACACAGGCGAACTATATGAAAGAAACCTGTCGGTTCATACCTGGATGGGCTATCTGGACGGCCATAATATCGAAACAGGCATACTCTGGCAAAGACATGAACAGTATCACGAGACGCTGCCATATATGTGCTTAAACTGGAATGCAAATAGGACTAATCGTGATGGCGGAACGGGCGTTTCATGGGGACATCAGGCAGGTGGGAAATACCTGTTGAACTGGATCGACCAGAAAGTCAGGATCAGCGAGAAAACAACCGTTGGGCTCCATGCCGAGCGCGAGAATATCAGCAGTCCCAGCCCGTATGCCGACACCAACAGGCAGGTCTGGATTACGCTCAACTATGACCTTACCAACGAGAGAAGTGTTGGAAGTAGAGTAGTCAGGCAGGATGGCAATAGCAACGTATTCTTCATGTATCGGCAGCAGGTACGCGAGGGCTCGGATATCTATTTCATGTACGGTGACCCCAACGCTGACGACACGCAGGAAAGGATGACATTCAAAGTCGTGAGATCACTCTAA
- a CDS encoding NFACT family protein yields the protein MTYDGFILAAIISEINYRTKGGKVQKIRQHNDTDLTLEIRAPGFTYMLFFSVDARFSRVYLTSSLQAVPQEPPNFCMLLRKYVQGAFIEGIEQVGMDRVMKMHLGYPDGTRLTLILEIMGKHSNLILVNDEGKVLGAAKNIGSSVSRYRQVLPGRDYIPPPGDEKCDIRNIDAQAFDMLWNSPARLGSDQAAVKKWLMSTFSGFGPFLADEIVLRSSEDGEVSIDKLRGEILQMGEMVCKATYETVLISDETGRGIMVYPMPTVQFPIAQQHPRSSINEALDTLFRSLVTRTALDEERTQTLTAIRRAMASRKQTLKSIGRTVAEAENAERYKQTGELILGNLHAIEKGAKSVLLTNFFDPDMPEVTIELDEKLNAQQNAERYFKRYQKARDAVATAHARKDITQRALDRLESARSEAESAKSVDSLKSIRKALVEQDLLRSDVQQERPPEEFGGQKIRRFMTAEGWEILYGENAKANDYLTQRVARPNDVWLHARSITGAHVVIRTAGHTGGLPHTVLIQAAKIAAQNSDAKHSSLVPIDHTTRKYVRKPRSSAPGFVIYRNEKTIDINPKA from the coding sequence ATGACTTACGATGGATTTATACTTGCGGCGATAATCTCTGAGATCAACTACAGGACCAAAGGTGGAAAGGTTCAGAAGATCCGCCAGCACAACGATACGGACCTGACGCTCGAGATTCGAGCGCCGGGATTTACATATATGCTCTTCTTCTCGGTGGACGCGCGGTTCTCGCGCGTCTACCTCACTTCATCTCTCCAAGCCGTCCCGCAAGAGCCGCCGAACTTCTGCATGCTTTTGCGCAAGTACGTGCAGGGCGCATTTATCGAGGGGATCGAGCAGGTTGGGATGGACCGCGTCATGAAAATGCATCTGGGCTACCCTGACGGCACCCGTCTGACCCTGATTCTTGAGATCATGGGCAAGCACAGCAACCTGATCTTGGTAAATGACGAGGGGAAGGTGCTTGGCGCGGCAAAGAATATCGGATCGAGTGTAAGCCGGTACAGGCAGGTTCTGCCAGGTCGCGACTATATTCCGCCGCCGGGTGATGAAAAGTGTGATATACGCAATATAGACGCACAGGCATTTGATATGCTCTGGAACTCGCCAGCCAGGCTTGGCTCGGACCAGGCGGCAGTAAAGAAATGGCTGATGAGCACTTTCAGCGGGTTCGGGCCGTTTCTGGCAGATGAGATCGTCCTGCGGTCATCGGAAGATGGCGAGGTATCGATAGATAAGCTCAGAGGCGAGATTCTGCAGATGGGGGAGATGGTCTGCAAGGCGACATACGAGACTGTTCTCATATCGGATGAGACAGGGCGCGGGATAATGGTCTACCCGATGCCGACAGTGCAGTTTCCTATAGCTCAACAGCACCCGAGAAGCTCTATAAACGAGGCTCTAGATACACTCTTCAGATCGCTGGTTACGCGCACTGCTCTCGATGAAGAGCGCACACAGACGCTGACGGCTATACGGCGCGCAATGGCATCGCGCAAGCAGACTTTGAAATCTATCGGCAGGACCGTAGCCGAGGCAGAAAATGCAGAAAGATACAAACAGACAGGCGAACTGATACTGGGCAATCTTCACGCAATAGAGAAAGGCGCAAAGTCCGTGCTTCTCACCAACTTCTTTGACCCGGACATGCCCGAGGTCACAATCGAGCTGGATGAAAAGCTCAACGCTCAGCAAAATGCAGAGCGCTATTTCAAGAGATATCAGAAGGCTCGCGATGCAGTCGCAACCGCTCATGCTCGAAAAGATATCACGCAACGCGCTCTCGACAGGCTTGAATCTGCTAGAAGTGAGGCAGAATCGGCCAAGAGTGTTGACTCTCTTAAAAGCATTCGCAAGGCTCTTGTCGAGCAGGATCTACTGCGCTCGGATGTGCAGCAGGAAAGACCACCTGAAGAGTTCGGCGGTCAGAAAATACGGCGGTTTATGACTGCCGAGGGTTGGGAGATACTCTACGGCGAAAACGCAAAGGCCAACGACTATCTGACCCAGCGCGTCGCGCGGCCAAATGACGTCTGGCTGCACGCCCGCTCGATCACCGGCGCGCATGTTGTAATAAGAACGGCAGGCCACACCGGAGGCCTGCCGCACACTGTCCTGATTCAAGCCGCTAAGATCGCCGCGCAAAACTCGGATGCCAAACACTCGTCCCTGGTGCCTATCGACCACACCACTCGCAAATACGTACGCAAACCGCGCAGCTCAGCGCCGGGGTTTGTGATCTATCGGAACGAAAAGACGATAGACATAAACCCGAAGGCATAA
- the serS gene encoding serine--tRNA ligase, protein MLDAKFVRTEPEKVRQALINRNDDPTKLDEFVKLDEQWRQDLYEVEQLKAERNSVSEQIAMMKKNKEDATSEIERMREVSGRIKQMDSDIAEVESKINDILLTIPNVPHESVPVGKNELDNPTIRTWGEPKKFDFEPKFHWDIATNLDIIDFDRGSKIAGSGFILYKGLGARLERSLLNWMLDVHTSEHGYKEVFPPFLINRKSMTGTGQLPKFEEDMYHTDKEDDLFLDPTAEVPVTNIFMDEILDADQLPMYLTAYTACFRREAGSAGKDTRGLLRVHQFDKIEMVKFVRPETSYDEHEKLTANAEDILQRLGIPYRVVLLCTGDLGFSAAKCYDLEIYAPGVDKWLEVSSCSNFEDFQARRANIRYRPEPKAKPEFVHTLNGSGVALPRLVVSIIENYQQPDGSIIVPEVLRPYMNADIIS, encoded by the coding sequence ATGCTTGATGCTAAATTTGTAAGGACAGAGCCGGAGAAGGTAAGGCAGGCTCTGATCAACAGGAACGACGACCCAACAAAGCTCGACGAGTTCGTCAAGCTGGATGAACAGTGGCGTCAGGACCTCTATGAAGTCGAACAACTCAAGGCTGAGCGAAACTCCGTCTCCGAACAGATCGCCATGATGAAAAAGAACAAAGAAGATGCGACCTCGGAGATTGAGCGTATGCGCGAGGTTTCCGGCCGCATCAAGCAGATGGATTCGGATATAGCCGAGGTCGAGTCAAAGATCAATGATATATTGCTCACTATCCCCAACGTGCCGCATGAGAGCGTGCCGGTGGGCAAGAATGAACTCGACAACCCGACCATCCGCACCTGGGGAGAGCCAAAGAAGTTCGACTTTGAGCCTAAGTTTCATTGGGACATCGCCACGAATCTGGACATCATAGATTTTGACCGTGGCAGCAAGATAGCAGGCAGCGGGTTCATACTCTATAAAGGGCTTGGCGCGCGGCTTGAAAGGTCGCTTTTGAACTGGATGCTGGATGTGCATACTTCCGAGCACGGTTACAAAGAAGTCTTCCCGCCGTTCCTGATCAATCGCAAGTCGATGACCGGCACGGGGCAGCTTCCGAAGTTTGAAGAAGATATGTATCACACCGATAAGGAAGACGACCTCTTCCTGGACCCGACAGCCGAGGTGCCGGTGACTAACATATTCATGGATGAAATTCTGGATGCGGACCAGCTTCCAATGTATCTGACTGCCTACACAGCCTGCTTCAGGCGTGAGGCGGGTTCTGCGGGAAAGGACACGCGCGGTCTGCTGCGGGTGCATCAGTTCGATAAGATCGAAATGGTTAAGTTCGTCCGGCCAGAGACTTCATACGATGAACATGAAAAATTAACCGCAAATGCTGAGGATATTCTGCAGAGGTTGGGTATACCATATCGGGTAGTATTGCTCTGCACGGGCGATCTGGGCTTTTCGGCTGCCAAGTGTTATGACCTTGAAATCTATGCGCCGGGTGTGGACAAGTGGCTGGAGGTATCGAGCTGCTCGAACTTCGAGGACTTTCAGGCGCGACGCGCAAACATCAGGTATCGACCCGAACCCAAGGCCAAACCGGAGTTCGTTCATACCCTCAACGGCTCAGGTGTCGCGCTGCCCAGATTAGTAGTCTCGATTATTGAAAACTACCAGCAGCCCGACGGCTCAATAATTGTGCCGGAGGTCCTGCGACCTTATATGAACGCAGACATAATTAGCTAA
- a CDS encoding ribose-phosphate pyrophosphokinase, which yields MNELMLFSGAGNPELSARIAERLGVHVGEMVLQRFADGEVHVQVNESVRGDDVFIVQSFPTPVNEHLMELLIMIDAFKRASARRVNVVVPYYCYARQDRKVKPREPVTAKLVADLLTAAGASRLLTVDLHSGQIVGFFDQPVDNLYAGPIIADYIRKNIKVDENTVVVSPDVGGVPRARALAEALGTPIAIIVKRRPEPNRTEVMEVIGDVAGKTAIMLDDMIDTGGSIISGANALINLGSKEVYAACTHGVLSGSAPQKLIDSAIKKIIITDTIPLSEDQRDGKIVVVTMADLLADAIMRIHADRSVSEIFDKAWKGQS from the coding sequence ATGAATGAACTGATGCTGTTTTCAGGGGCGGGAAATCCCGAGCTTTCGGCAAGGATCGCTGAGAGGCTGGGGGTGCACGTCGGCGAGATGGTGCTCCAGCGTTTTGCCGATGGCGAGGTGCATGTTCAGGTAAACGAGAGCGTGCGCGGCGATGATGTGTTTATCGTCCAGTCGTTCCCAACCCCCGTGAACGAGCACCTGATGGAACTGCTTATAATGATCGACGCTTTCAAGCGAGCCTCCGCCCGCCGGGTGAATGTCGTGGTGCCGTATTACTGCTATGCCAGGCAGGATAGGAAAGTCAAGCCGCGCGAGCCTGTTACCGCCAAGCTGGTCGCCGATTTGCTTACAGCCGCGGGTGCCAGCAGGCTGCTCACAGTCGATTTACACTCCGGCCAGATAGTCGGTTTCTTCGACCAGCCGGTGGACAATCTTTACGCAGGTCCTATCATAGCCGATTACATTCGCAAAAACATTAAAGTGGATGAGAACACGGTTGTGGTCTCGCCGGATGTCGGCGGCGTTCCGCGTGCCAGGGCGCTTGCAGAGGCTTTGGGAACACCCATTGCGATCATAGTTAAGCGCAGGCCTGAGCCTAACAGGACTGAGGTGATGGAAGTCATAGGCGATGTGGCGGGCAAGACAGCCATTATGCTCGATGATATGATCGATACCGGCGGCTCTATTATAAGCGGCGCCAACGCGCTTATCAATCTGGGCTCAAAAGAGGTCTATGCCGCGTGCACCCACGGAGTCCTATCGGGCAGCGCGCCTCAAAAGCTGATCGACTCGGCCATTAAGAAAATAATCATTACTGACACCATTCCGCTTTCCGAGGATCAGCGGGACGGCAAGATTGTGGTCGTAACCATGGCAGATCTGCTTGCCGATGCCATAATGCGCATCCATGCGGACCGCAGCGTCAGCGAAATCTTCGATAAGGCGTGGAAGGGGCAGTCGTGA